A portion of the Sebastes fasciatus isolate fSebFas1 chromosome 2, fSebFas1.pri, whole genome shotgun sequence genome contains these proteins:
- the sltm gene encoding SAFB-like transcription modulator isoform X1: MATGAISAESKKISELRVVDLKSELKRRSLDTTGVKSVLQTRLRQALEDEDGDTENIEIQLSTDTSTRKSGKVKGKKVDSDADTTGEEDVLSKETEEYESEKDITDTDDGTRENSKPAPSEDSLAQPEAEALAEAEPESEAVAAEADSEPDPEVDAEADPEVDAEADPEVDAEAKPEVDAETELDIDAELEVDADADPEEDEDADPEVDEDADPERDEDADPEMDGEAEPEVETELDEMDDDDAMNSSKEAEDDHLSVSIPNEDAITLDVDGDDLLETGKHVKLPDPEAEKGTDEPEASAETGRDDDMKAEETGGHRDGKKDDGSRGEPAKKDGREALKKAETGDKEKDSGKKGPSATGASGQAKSSSRDRDGKGAKDEKGVVSSSNSSSSRNIWVSGLSSNTKAADLKNLFGKYGKVLSAKVVTNARSPGAKCYGLVTMSSSTEVTRCVSHLDCTELHGQQIYVERAKNDPFKKEGSKKEAEDKASSSKSSDKRSSTGVKPTNKAQPSYKKEEKKVDKVSEKDKDLSKKQEVRGGKSESGSSNSGQDLLKKDDRKYGRPKSPGKMMMVHHPRADYNFGKMRPFRRGRYFDKPFVNMNVQRRPKWLIPPEELEMMRDKQRHFPNKGEDILPFEKMKEQRMRERVARLERVRRAVELRRRREIAEQERRERERIRLLREREERENLLRERQRLEMERQKLERERLERERLERERIRIEQERRKEAERMAREREELRRQQEQLRYEQEKRNNLKRGREVEHGRRDDSYWNGNKKMQSESDVRLNQGSNYNRQQNRFSNFTPRERGRFPEAAAEQPNTYDRRNRFDGEPEVKKSRPAPHRESSGFERYPKTFETVRRAEPPPPPRTELRDTDRRDRDERRPVPMHDRPMGARATMPGMSHNRSPRDGGHGWKNDGGINTNKGDIRNAGLSRGPMRMRPERSGREGPGPVLRGGSSASRGRSSFNDRSGGRPMVMNDQPFSSGRQVVVERHSRDQGLRKEWHGASSSQGGGYQDNRRMGDSRGSMMAPSSHSSSGMNRIVQITNNSIPSGGNVGGFKPFKGTPRQF; encoded by the exons GAAACTGAAGAGTATGAATCCGAAAAAG ATATAACTGATACAGATGATGGTACTCGTGAAAATTCTAAGCCTGCACCCAGTGAGGACAGCCTCGCTCAGCCTGAGGCTGAGGCCCTGGCTGAGGCTGAACCGGAGTCAGAAGCTGTGGCGGCTGAGGCTGATTCAGAGCCTGACCCAGAGGTGGATGCAGAGGCCGACCCAGAGGTGGATGCAGAGGCCGACCCAGAGGTGGATGCAGAGGCCAAGCCAGAGGTGGATGCGGAGACTGAGCTAGACATCGATGCTGAGCTAGAGGTCGATGCAGACGCCGACccagaggaggatgaggatgccGACCCAGAGGTGGATGAGGACGCCGACCCAGAGCGGGATGAGGACGCCGACCCAGAGATGGATGGGGAGGCTGAGCCAGAGGTGGAGACCGAACTGGATgagatggatgatgatgatgccatGAATTCCTCTAAAGAAGCAGAGGACGATCACCTATCCGTCTCAATCCCAAATGAGGATGCCATCACCCTAgatgttgatggtgatgatctccTGGAAACAGGTAAACATGTGAAACTTCCAGATCCAGAGGCCGAGAAGGGCACTGATGAGCCAGAGGCCTCTGCTGAGACGGGCCGAGATGATGACATGAAGGCGGAAGAGACCGGGGGCCACAGAGATGGTAAGAAAGATGACGGATCCAGGGGTGAGCCCGCGAAGAAAGACGGCAGAGAGGCCCTGAAGAAAGCCGAAACGGGAGACAAAGAAAAGGATTCTGGGAAGAAAGGCCCCTCCGCTACTGGGGCATCAGGTCAAGCAAAGAG CTCTTCAAGAGACAGAGATGGAAAAGGTGCAAAAGATGAAAAGG GAGTCGTCAGCAGTAGCAACAGCAGCTCTTCTCGTAACATATGGGTGAGCGGCCTGTCTTCAAACACCAAAGCAGCTGATCTAAAGAACCTGTTTGGCAAATATGGGAAG GTTTTGAGCGCCAAGGTGGTTACAAATGCTCGCAGTCCTGGTGCAAAGTGTTATGGCTTGGTGACAATGTCATCCAGTACAGAGGTGACACGGTGCGTCTCCCACCTTGACTGTACAGAGCTCCACGGACAGCAGATATATGTTGAAAGG GCCAAAAATGATCCGTTCAAAAAAGAGGGCTCAAAGAAGGAAGCCGAGGACAAAGCAAGTTCCAGCAAATCAAGTGATAAGCGCAGTTCCACTGGAGTTAAACCGACTAACAA AGCACAGCCATCTTacaaaaaagaggaaaagaaagtgGACAAAGTCTCAGAAAAGGACAAAGATCTATCCAAGAAACAGGAGGTCAGAGGTGGAAAATCTGAGTCTGGTTCATCTAACTCGGGACAAGATCTTTTGAAGAAAGATGACAGAAAATATGGCC GGCCAAAGAGCCCAGGCAAGATGATGATGGTACATCATCCCAGAGCAGATTATAATTTTGGCAAAATGAGACCTTTCAGAAGGGGAAGGTATTTTGATAAA CCCTTTGTCAACATGAATGTCCAAAGGCGGCCAAAATGGTTGATTCCTCCTGAAGAG TTAGAGATGATGAGAGACAAACAGCGTCATTTTCCAAACAAGGGTGAAGACATCCTGCCTTTTGAGAAGATGAAGGAACAGAGGATGCGTGAACGGGTGGCTCGTCTCGAGCGTGTCCGTAGAGCCGTAGAGTTGCGCAG gcGGCGTGAAATTGCTGAACAAGAACGTCGGGAGCGGGAGCGCATCCGTCTGTTACGGGAGCGTGAAGAACGAGAGAACCTGCTTAGGGAGCGCCAGAGACTTGAGATGGAAAGACAAAAACTGGAAAGGGAGCGCCTGGAGAGGGAGAGGCTCGAGAGAGAAAGAATCCGTATTGAGCAG GAACGACGTAAAGAGGCAGAGCGCATGGCACGTGAACGTGAGGAGCTGCGaaggcagcaggagcagctccGCTATGAGCAAGAAAAGAGAAACAACCTCAAAAGGGGCCGTGAAGTGGAACATGG CCGCAGAGACGATTCCTATTGGAATGGCAACAAGAAGATGCAGTCGGAGTCTGATGTCCGTTTGAACCAAGGCTCCAACTACAACCGGCAGCAGAACCGCTTTTCAAACTTCACTCCCAGAGAGAGGGGTCGCTTTCCAGAGGCTGCTGCCGAGCAGCCCAACACGTATGACAG ACGTAACCGGTTTGACGGTGAGCCAGAGGTTAAGAAGAGTCGCCCTGCTCCTCACAGAGAGAGCTCTGGCTTTGAGCGCTATCCCAAGACCTTTGAAACAGTCCGCAGAGCTGAGCCGCCACCTCCTCCACGCACCGAACTCCGGGACACCGACCGCAGGGACAGAGATGAGAGGCGGCCTGTGCCCATGCATGATCGCCCTATGGGAGCCAGAGCTACAATGCCTGGCATGTCGCACAACCGCTCACCCAGGGATGGAGGGCATGGATGGAAGAATGATGGTGGCATAAACACTAACAAGGGAGATATACG TAATGCCGGGTTGAGTAGAGGACCTATGCGCATGCGTCCAGAGCGATCAGGGCGAGAAGGTCCAGGCCCTGTACTCAGAGGAGGCTCCTCAGCCAGCCGTGGAAGGAGCAGCTTTAATGATCGATCTGGAGGAAGACCCATGGTGATGAATGATCAG CCATTCAGCTCCGGCCGCCAGGTCGTGGTGGAGCGTCACAGCAGGGATCAGGGACTGAGGAAGGAGTGGCACGGTGCGTCAAGCTCCCAGGGCGGCGGCTACCAAGATAATCGCAGAATGGGAGACAGCCGGGGCAGCATGATGGCTCCTTCCAG TCACTCTTCGTCTGGAATGAACCGAATTGTACAGATCACCAACAACTCCATTCCCAGCGGTGGCAACGTGGGCGGATTCAAGCCCTTCAAAGGAACGCCGCGGCAGTTCTAA
- the sltm gene encoding SAFB-like transcription modulator isoform X2 encodes MATGAISAESKKISELRVVDLKSELKRRSLDTTGVKSVLQTRLRQALEDEDGDTENIEIQLSTDTSTRKSGKVKGKKVDSDADTTGEEDVLSKETEEYESEKDITDTDDGTRENSKPAPSEDSLAQPEAEALAEAEPESEAVAAEADSEPDPEVDAEAKPEVDAETELDIDAELEVDADADPEEDEDADPEVDEDADPERDEDADPEMDGEAEPEVETELDEMDDDDAMNSSKEAEDDHLSVSIPNEDAITLDVDGDDLLETGKHVKLPDPEAEKGTDEPEASAETGRDDDMKAEETGGHRDGKKDDGSRGEPAKKDGREALKKAETGDKEKDSGKKGPSATGASGQAKSSSRDRDGKGAKDEKGVVSSSNSSSSRNIWVSGLSSNTKAADLKNLFGKYGKVLSAKVVTNARSPGAKCYGLVTMSSSTEVTRCVSHLDCTELHGQQIYVERAKNDPFKKEGSKKEAEDKASSSKSSDKRSSTGVKPTNKAQPSYKKEEKKVDKVSEKDKDLSKKQEVRGGKSESGSSNSGQDLLKKDDRKYGRPKSPGKMMMVHHPRADYNFGKMRPFRRGRYFDKPFVNMNVQRRPKWLIPPEELEMMRDKQRHFPNKGEDILPFEKMKEQRMRERVARLERVRRAVELRRRREIAEQERRERERIRLLREREERENLLRERQRLEMERQKLERERLERERLERERIRIEQERRKEAERMAREREELRRQQEQLRYEQEKRNNLKRGREVEHGRRDDSYWNGNKKMQSESDVRLNQGSNYNRQQNRFSNFTPRERGRFPEAAAEQPNTYDRRNRFDGEPEVKKSRPAPHRESSGFERYPKTFETVRRAEPPPPPRTELRDTDRRDRDERRPVPMHDRPMGARATMPGMSHNRSPRDGGHGWKNDGGINTNKGDIRNAGLSRGPMRMRPERSGREGPGPVLRGGSSASRGRSSFNDRSGGRPMVMNDQPFSSGRQVVVERHSRDQGLRKEWHGASSSQGGGYQDNRRMGDSRGSMMAPSSHSSSGMNRIVQITNNSIPSGGNVGGFKPFKGTPRQF; translated from the exons GAAACTGAAGAGTATGAATCCGAAAAAG ATATAACTGATACAGATGATGGTACTCGTGAAAATTCTAAGCCTGCACCCAGTGAGGACAGCCTCGCTCAGCCTGAGGCTGAGGCCCTGGCTGAGGCTGAACCGGAGTCAGAAGCTGTGGCGGCTGAGGCTGATTCAGAGCCTGACCCAGAG GTGGATGCAGAGGCCAAGCCAGAGGTGGATGCGGAGACTGAGCTAGACATCGATGCTGAGCTAGAGGTCGATGCAGACGCCGACccagaggaggatgaggatgccGACCCAGAGGTGGATGAGGACGCCGACCCAGAGCGGGATGAGGACGCCGACCCAGAGATGGATGGGGAGGCTGAGCCAGAGGTGGAGACCGAACTGGATgagatggatgatgatgatgccatGAATTCCTCTAAAGAAGCAGAGGACGATCACCTATCCGTCTCAATCCCAAATGAGGATGCCATCACCCTAgatgttgatggtgatgatctccTGGAAACAGGTAAACATGTGAAACTTCCAGATCCAGAGGCCGAGAAGGGCACTGATGAGCCAGAGGCCTCTGCTGAGACGGGCCGAGATGATGACATGAAGGCGGAAGAGACCGGGGGCCACAGAGATGGTAAGAAAGATGACGGATCCAGGGGTGAGCCCGCGAAGAAAGACGGCAGAGAGGCCCTGAAGAAAGCCGAAACGGGAGACAAAGAAAAGGATTCTGGGAAGAAAGGCCCCTCCGCTACTGGGGCATCAGGTCAAGCAAAGAG CTCTTCAAGAGACAGAGATGGAAAAGGTGCAAAAGATGAAAAGG GAGTCGTCAGCAGTAGCAACAGCAGCTCTTCTCGTAACATATGGGTGAGCGGCCTGTCTTCAAACACCAAAGCAGCTGATCTAAAGAACCTGTTTGGCAAATATGGGAAG GTTTTGAGCGCCAAGGTGGTTACAAATGCTCGCAGTCCTGGTGCAAAGTGTTATGGCTTGGTGACAATGTCATCCAGTACAGAGGTGACACGGTGCGTCTCCCACCTTGACTGTACAGAGCTCCACGGACAGCAGATATATGTTGAAAGG GCCAAAAATGATCCGTTCAAAAAAGAGGGCTCAAAGAAGGAAGCCGAGGACAAAGCAAGTTCCAGCAAATCAAGTGATAAGCGCAGTTCCACTGGAGTTAAACCGACTAACAA AGCACAGCCATCTTacaaaaaagaggaaaagaaagtgGACAAAGTCTCAGAAAAGGACAAAGATCTATCCAAGAAACAGGAGGTCAGAGGTGGAAAATCTGAGTCTGGTTCATCTAACTCGGGACAAGATCTTTTGAAGAAAGATGACAGAAAATATGGCC GGCCAAAGAGCCCAGGCAAGATGATGATGGTACATCATCCCAGAGCAGATTATAATTTTGGCAAAATGAGACCTTTCAGAAGGGGAAGGTATTTTGATAAA CCCTTTGTCAACATGAATGTCCAAAGGCGGCCAAAATGGTTGATTCCTCCTGAAGAG TTAGAGATGATGAGAGACAAACAGCGTCATTTTCCAAACAAGGGTGAAGACATCCTGCCTTTTGAGAAGATGAAGGAACAGAGGATGCGTGAACGGGTGGCTCGTCTCGAGCGTGTCCGTAGAGCCGTAGAGTTGCGCAG gcGGCGTGAAATTGCTGAACAAGAACGTCGGGAGCGGGAGCGCATCCGTCTGTTACGGGAGCGTGAAGAACGAGAGAACCTGCTTAGGGAGCGCCAGAGACTTGAGATGGAAAGACAAAAACTGGAAAGGGAGCGCCTGGAGAGGGAGAGGCTCGAGAGAGAAAGAATCCGTATTGAGCAG GAACGACGTAAAGAGGCAGAGCGCATGGCACGTGAACGTGAGGAGCTGCGaaggcagcaggagcagctccGCTATGAGCAAGAAAAGAGAAACAACCTCAAAAGGGGCCGTGAAGTGGAACATGG CCGCAGAGACGATTCCTATTGGAATGGCAACAAGAAGATGCAGTCGGAGTCTGATGTCCGTTTGAACCAAGGCTCCAACTACAACCGGCAGCAGAACCGCTTTTCAAACTTCACTCCCAGAGAGAGGGGTCGCTTTCCAGAGGCTGCTGCCGAGCAGCCCAACACGTATGACAG ACGTAACCGGTTTGACGGTGAGCCAGAGGTTAAGAAGAGTCGCCCTGCTCCTCACAGAGAGAGCTCTGGCTTTGAGCGCTATCCCAAGACCTTTGAAACAGTCCGCAGAGCTGAGCCGCCACCTCCTCCACGCACCGAACTCCGGGACACCGACCGCAGGGACAGAGATGAGAGGCGGCCTGTGCCCATGCATGATCGCCCTATGGGAGCCAGAGCTACAATGCCTGGCATGTCGCACAACCGCTCACCCAGGGATGGAGGGCATGGATGGAAGAATGATGGTGGCATAAACACTAACAAGGGAGATATACG TAATGCCGGGTTGAGTAGAGGACCTATGCGCATGCGTCCAGAGCGATCAGGGCGAGAAGGTCCAGGCCCTGTACTCAGAGGAGGCTCCTCAGCCAGCCGTGGAAGGAGCAGCTTTAATGATCGATCTGGAGGAAGACCCATGGTGATGAATGATCAG CCATTCAGCTCCGGCCGCCAGGTCGTGGTGGAGCGTCACAGCAGGGATCAGGGACTGAGGAAGGAGTGGCACGGTGCGTCAAGCTCCCAGGGCGGCGGCTACCAAGATAATCGCAGAATGGGAGACAGCCGGGGCAGCATGATGGCTCCTTCCAG TCACTCTTCGTCTGGAATGAACCGAATTGTACAGATCACCAACAACTCCATTCCCAGCGGTGGCAACGTGGGCGGATTCAAGCCCTTCAAAGGAACGCCGCGGCAGTTCTAA